From Proteiniborus sp. MB09-C3, the proteins below share one genomic window:
- the fliD gene encoding flagellar filament capping protein FliD — MSSIRITGMSGIDTEKMITDIMKAERVKVDNVQQDRQIVQWRQELYNSINKDFANFILNSRKEFGLSVITSTGSIDSKSLSSLSWVKRAISSNEGAVKASTTSQAVNGSYDVTVHRLADGVKGASSVNADEAIKDILSNLSDAVIEDGEVISPSETFDIKINGETITVKKGDTMSSIVKNINSSGAGVQASYDAAIGRFFIQTTATGKDAELKIEAAQGSKGEEFINALSLNVTSYNADGTQKTAAFKFEDSPYNGVNALIDFNGATGIEQQSNQFTINGINLDLRTTGSTTIRVDTDTDAVYDKIKGFVDKYNELVDKMGKLLGEKKYRDFKPLTSEQKEAMKEKEVELWEEKAKSGLLRNDSIISSIMQNVRGSLYHKVEGLEDNPFNSLYQLGIETEGYVPGEVGGKLKIDEEKLRKAISEDANGVLEVLFKEADTTTKNGKTVPVKNSGGVITRVFNNMIDGMEDIIGKAGPGEDSSLYRSINTRLMLDFVTEHSSISLLDKDLTSLDRRISDLNAQLLRKEESYYSKFSAMERFVQQMNNQGSWMMQQLGM, encoded by the coding sequence ATGAGCAGTATAAGAATAACTGGGATGTCTGGAATAGATACTGAAAAAATGATTACGGACATTATGAAGGCAGAAAGAGTAAAAGTAGACAATGTACAGCAGGACAGACAAATAGTACAGTGGAGACAGGAACTGTATAATTCAATAAACAAGGATTTTGCTAATTTTATATTAAATTCTAGAAAAGAATTTGGATTAAGTGTTATTACATCTACTGGAAGCATAGACAGCAAATCCCTAAGCAGCTTAAGCTGGGTTAAAAGGGCAATTTCTTCTAACGAAGGTGCAGTTAAGGCAAGTACTACTTCTCAGGCTGTTAATGGAAGCTATGATGTAACTGTACATAGATTGGCTGATGGAGTGAAGGGGGCTAGTAGTGTAAATGCTGATGAAGCTATAAAAGATATATTATCTAATTTAAGTGATGCAGTGATAGAAGATGGGGAAGTTATAAGTCCTTCTGAAACTTTTGACATTAAAATAAATGGTGAAACCATTACTGTAAAAAAAGGTGACACTATGAGTTCTATAGTTAAGAATATTAATTCTTCTGGTGCAGGAGTACAGGCATCTTATGATGCTGCTATAGGCAGGTTTTTTATACAGACAACAGCTACAGGTAAGGATGCAGAACTTAAAATAGAAGCTGCTCAAGGTTCTAAAGGAGAAGAATTTATCAATGCTTTAAGCCTAAATGTTACATCATATAATGCAGATGGAACACAAAAAACTGCTGCTTTCAAATTTGAAGATTCTCCGTATAATGGTGTAAATGCTCTAATAGACTTTAACGGTGCCACAGGCATAGAGCAACAATCTAATCAATTCACCATAAACGGAATAAATCTAGATTTAAGAACTACAGGTAGCACAACAATAAGAGTAGACACAGACACAGATGCAGTATATGATAAGATTAAAGGCTTTGTGGACAAGTATAATGAACTTGTAGACAAAATGGGCAAGCTTCTTGGAGAAAAGAAATACAGAGATTTTAAACCACTAACATCTGAACAAAAAGAAGCCATGAAAGAAAAAGAAGTCGAATTATGGGAAGAAAAAGCAAAGAGTGGACTTCTCAGAAATGACTCTATAATCTCAAGTATTATGCAAAATGTAAGAGGCTCATTATATCATAAGGTTGAAGGACTTGAAGATAATCCGTTTAATTCACTTTATCAGCTTGGCATAGAAACAGAAGGATATGTACCAGGCGAAGTAGGTGGTAAATTAAAAATAGATGAAGAAAAGCTAAGAAAAGCCATATCTGAAGATGCAAATGGAGTATTGGAAGTATTGTTTAAAGAAGCAGATACTACTACAAAGAATGGAAAAACAGTCCCTGTGAAGAATTCAGGTGGAGTCATAACTAGAGTATTCAATAACATGATAGATGGAATGGAAGATATAATAGGCAAAGCAGGACCGGGGGAAGATTCCAGTCTGTATAGAAGTATAAATACAAGGCTAATGTTAGACTTTGTTACAGAACACAGCAGCATTAGCTTGCTAGATAAGGACTTGACTAGTTTAGATCGTAGAATTAGTGATCTTAACGCACAGCTGCTAAGAAAAGAAGAATCATATTACAGTAAGTTTTCTGCTATGGAAAGATTTGTACAGCAGATGAATAACCAAGGCTCTTGGATGATGCAGCAGCTTGGCATGTAA
- a CDS encoding flagellar protein FlaG gives MRVESIKTNDIQYSSQRLSTGENRQNELPGNREIESKEVMPQKKYTEEELKSAITSVNKAINPYDRKLEFSIHEATRLISVKVIDTNTDEVIREIPPEKILDMVAKLWEIAGIIVDQKI, from the coding sequence ATGCGAGTAGAAAGTATAAAGACAAATGATATACAGTATAGCTCACAGCGTTTGAGTACAGGTGAAAACAGACAAAATGAATTACCAGGAAACAGAGAAATAGAAAGCAAAGAGGTAATGCCTCAAAAAAAATATACAGAAGAAGAGCTAAAATCAGCTATCACTAGTGTAAACAAGGCTATAAATCCATATGATAGGAAACTAGAATTCTCAATACATGAGGCCACTAGATTAATATCTGTTAAGGTAATAGATACAAATACGGATGAGGTAATCAGAGAAATTCCTCCTGAGAAGATACTTGATATGGTGGCTAAACTATGGGAAATTGCAGGGATAATTGTAGATCAGAAAATTTAA
- the fliS gene encoding flagellar export chaperone FliS: MAYNNLYQQYQQNSITTASPEELTLMLYNGAIKFINLGKLHIESKEIEKANNAIKRAQDIIYELNNTLDMSYPVSSNLRSIYTFIIERLVDANIKKDVKILDEILPLIEGIRDTWKEAMREARKIKYGAL, encoded by the coding sequence ATGGCCTATAACAATTTATATCAACAGTATCAGCAAAATTCAATAACTACCGCATCTCCTGAAGAATTGACTTTAATGCTTTATAATGGAGCTATTAAATTTATTAATCTAGGAAAGCTCCATATAGAAAGCAAAGAAATAGAGAAAGCCAATAATGCCATTAAAAGAGCGCAGGATATTATCTATGAGCTAAATAATACATTAGACATGAGCTACCCAGTTTCTAGCAACCTTAGAAGCATATATACCTTTATAATTGAAAGATTAGTAGATGCAAATATAAAAAAAGATGTGAAAATTTTAGATGAGATTTTGCCACTAATAGAAGGAATACGGGACACATGGAAGGAAGCCATGAGAGAAGCTAGGAAAATAAAATACGGTGCCCTTTAG